Proteins co-encoded in one Brassica oleracea var. oleracea cultivar TO1000 chromosome C4, BOL, whole genome shotgun sequence genomic window:
- the LOC106337915 gene encoding 3-hydroxy-3-methylglutaryl-coenzyme A reductase 1-like, translating to MVTKGVHNVIEFLSDDSPDMDVIEIPGEFLLYVIDNFFSDNKPAAGNCIEGHGSSLGRFKSHVSNIVFDVFIATCQDPAQNMESSQIDGSH from the exons ATGGTAACCAAAGGTGTGCATAATGTTATTGAGTTCCTCAGCGATGATTCCCCTGACATGGATGTGATCGAAATCCCTGGGGAGTTCCTTTTGTATGTTATTG ATAACTTCTTCTCCGACAACAAACCTGCTGCGGGGAACTGCATCGAGGGACATGGCA GCTCTCTAGGTCGATTCAAATCTCATGTCAGCAACATAGTGTTTGATGTATTCATAGCTACTTGCCAAGATCCAGCCCAAAACATGGAGAGCTCTCAAATTGATGGAAGCCATTAA
- the LOC106340942 gene encoding exocyst complex component EXO70A1-like, with amino-acid sequence MVKMAKSVTFSTSSSASNLSPSFASLPASPLNQPFSQSMMEEALESAESIIKKWDPNAQSYTKIISLFRHSRKQAKEFIRCVRDLRRAMHFLVSQDSKSDKLVLAQSLMQIGMSTLEKEFFQILSSNQDHLDPDSASGQSTISSNSEFEVYMEYDEDEDDDDELKKAGESISQVEKASVLVMSDLKVIAETMISCGYGKECIKSYKLIRKSIVDEGLHLLGIEKVKTSHFHKMDWGVLEHMIKNWIKAAKIGVTTLFKGEKLLCDHVFSASITIGQSCFNQIAKEAGLNLFMLPELVAHKEKKQHHERIFKLMDLYAAISDLWPDIEMIFSFDSLASVKTLVLSTLKKLKDSIHTCLKEFETMIHKDSSKEISTEGGVHKLTRTTMSFLSLLSEYSRVHVLSEILTEHPLKTNTRLLESYFTAPILEDEHVNNHACSVHLAWLILVFLCKLDTKAESYNDVSLSYIFLVNNMQFVADTVRSSHLKNLLGDDWLTKHEAKLKSYAEKYEKTAWANVLVSLPAKTSVKLSPEEATTCFKRFHAAFAGAYLKQSSCVIVDAKLRDELEVSIVKTLVPEYREFYEKYLPMLRQDRNIEMLVSFKPDNLENYLSDLFHGTPMLSGSSHSASASLSSTSCFSIGCVKH; translated from the coding sequence ATGGTGAAAATGGCTAAATCTGTTACTTTCTCAACCTCTTCTTCTGCATCAAACCTTTCTCCTTCTTTCGCTTCTCTTCCTGCTTCTCCACTCAACCAGCCCTTTTCTCAGTCCATGATGGAGGAAGCCTTAGAGTCTGCAGAGTCAATCATCAAGAAATGGGATCCAAACGCACAGTCCTACACAAAGATCATCTCTCTGTTCAGACACAGCAGAAAACAAGCCAAAGAATTCATCAGATGCGTCCGTGACTTACGCAGAGCCATGCACTTTCTTGTCTCTCAAGACTCTAAATCTGACAAGCTTGTGCTTGCACAGAGCCTGATGCAGATTGGTATGTCCACGCTGGAGAAAGAGTTCTTCCAGATACTGTCTTCTAACCAAGACCATCTTGATCCTGATTCAGCCTCTGGTCAGTCCACAATATCTAGCAATTCAGAGTTCGAAGTTTATATGGAATATGATGAGGATGAGGATGATGATGATGAGCTGAAGAAGGCGGGTGAATCCATCTCTCAGGTGGAGAAAGCCTCAGTTCTGGTGATGTCAGACTTAAAGGTCATAGCAGAGACTATGATCAGCTGTGGTTATGGTAAAGAGTGCATAAAAAGCTATAAGTTGATTAGAAAGTCTATTGTTGATGAAGGGCTACACTTGCTTGGGATCGAGAAGGTCAAGACCTCTCATTTTCACAAAATGGACTGGGGAGTCCTCGAGCATATGATCAAGAACTGGATCAAAGCTGCAAAGATTGGAGTCACAACACTTTTTAAAGGAGAGAAGCTTCTTTGTGATCATGTCTTCTCTGCATCCATTACAATAGGACAGTCTTGCTTTAACCAGATAGCAAAGGAAGCAGGACTCAATCTCTTCATGTTACCTGAGCTCGTAGCCCACAAGGAGAAGAAACAACACCATGAGAGGATCTTCAAGCTGATGGATCTCTATGCAGCTATCTCTGACCTTTGGCCAGACATAGAAATGATATTCAGCTTTGATTCATTAGCTTCTGTGAAGACTCTTGTCCTCTCAACGCTCAAGAAACTCAAGGACTCTATCCACACGTGTCTCAAGGAGTTCGAGACGATGATACACAAGGATTCTTCTAAAGAAATTTCCACTGAAGGAGGGGTTCACAAGCTGACTCGGACAACAATGAGTTTCTTATCATTGTTGTCTGAATACAGCCGTGTACATGTGTTGTCTGAGATCCTTACAGAGCATCCTCTTAAGACAAACACTCGCTTGCTAGAATCTTACTTCACGGCTCCTATCTTGGAAGATGAACATGTCAACAACCATGCATGCTCGGTCCATCTAGCTTGGCTCATACTGGTTTTTCTTTGCAAGCTAGACACCAAAGCAGAGAGTTACAATGATGTCTCTCTCTCTTACATCTTCCTTGTGAACAACATGCAGTTTGTGGCTGATACTGTTCGTTCTAGTCACCTCAAGAACCTTCTCGGTGACGATTGGCTCACAAAGCACGAGGCAAAACTCAAAAGCTATGCTGAAAAATACGAGAAAACAGCTTGGGCCAATGTTTTGGTATCTTTACCTGCGAAGACAAGTGTCAAGCTATCACCAGAGGAGGCCACAACATGCTTCAAGAGATTTCATGCAGCGTTCGCGGGAGCATACTTGAAACAATCATCATGTGTTATAGTGGATGCTAAGCTTAGGGACGAGCTTGAGGTTTCTATAGTGAAGACACTTGTACCGGAGTACAGAGAGTTTTACGAGAAGTATTTGCCAATGTTGAGACAAGACAGAAACATAGAGATGTTGGTGAGTTTTAAGCCTGATAATTTGGAGAATTATCTCTCAGATCTTTTCCATGGAACACCAATGCTCAGTGGCTCTTCTCATTCTGCTTCTGCTTCTTTGTCTTCTACATCTTGTTTCTCAATTGGATGTGTAAAACACTAA
- the LOC106337916 gene encoding probable membrane-associated kinase regulator 4 — translation MAANLALCNSDVEEDYIDMEVTSFTSLVHKTLTNNNNPREFEFQMSHLGPLQIEKTTSPADELFYKGKLLPLHLPPRLQMVQNLLEDYTFEDDFYSTPLTTPVTSNTPFESCTVSPAESCQVSKELNPEDYFPEYSDSVEEKKSWGKKLKLIKQLSFGTKIKASRAYLRSFFGI, via the coding sequence ATGGCAGCTAATTTAGCCTTATGCAACAGTGATGTAGAAGAAGATTACATAGACATGGAAGTAACTTCTTTCACAAGCCTCGTACACAAAACTCTCACCAACAACAACAACCCTAGAGAGTTCGAGTTCCAAATGTCTCATCTTGGTCCTCTCCAGATAGAAAAAACCACTTCTCCTGCAGACGAACTCTTCTACAAAGGCAAGCTTCTCCCACTCCACTTACCTCCACGTCTCCAAATGGTCCAGAATCTTCTAGAAGATTACACCTTTGAAGACGATTTCTACAGCACACCTTTAACCACTCCGGTGACTAGCAACACACCGTTCGAGTCTTGCACCGTCTCTCCGGCAGAGTCTTGTCAAGTGAGTAAAGAGCTTAACCCTGAAGACTATTTCCCCGAATATTCAGATTCCGTGGAGGAGAAGAAATCTTGGGGCAAGAAACTGAAGTTGATCAAGCAGTTAAGTTTTGGAACGAAGATTAAAGCTTCAAGAGCTTATCTAAGATCCTTCTTTGGAATATAG